The Arabidopsis thaliana chromosome 5, partial sequence genomic interval ttaaatatatcaattataaaatttaaaagttttaaatttactATAGCCGGTAGAATTAAATGATTTCACTAAAAATCTGAATTGAACCGTCtacaaacttttaaatttgtatgcTTCGTAAGTTAAATTTCCTGCTCATTCTGATTTATATGAtcattttgatcttttttatattctgGCTCAAAATCATagtctaaacattttagccgATTTGGAATGTTAACACACTAAATACTTCATTAATTGAGTAATATAtgtacatttttaaaatttttaagcACAATATATACTGGAAACAAATTTGtgaattttcttaatttatgtattattAATGATTCAAAACAATTGGAAAAGGTCAAACAAAGATGATAGGAGAATCATAATTAtcttaaccaaaatttttaagtattatattattgaagtgaagaagtgaagaagagtttgaaagTTGAGTCTCGTGCTGCTCCATCGTTATTTTGTATCTCACAGCTAATTGAATGGACCTTTCTCTTctacggagaagaagaagaagtgtaaTGGATTCCAAAATGAAGAATCTTAAGTCATCACCATGATGATCAGCCTGATGAAGAGTAATTAAATCTCCCAAGTCCCGAGTACCATGGTAGTGTGTCAAAAGCTGTaggaaaacaagaagatgatgaagaatgaTCAATGACATGATGAAGtaaactgaaacaaagaaattggGAATAAAATATACCATGTAAGATGATCTTGTTGATGATACAAATCATATCTTCTGAATTAGTCTTCTCGATTAGAGAGGCGAAATATGGAAATTTGTGAGGCCCTATTACAAAATCAGTATAATAAAATATGGAAGGACATAAACCATTCCTAAACTTTTGAGAGAGATCGAATTGTTACTAAAACTGCAATAATTAAGATGATATAGGATTGTTTGTGTAAAAGCAAGTGGTGAGAATTTTGTTAGCTTGCTTTCCAACAAATTGCAAGAAGATCAACAAAGAGATATGCGACCAAGCCTTGTATCAGTTGGTAAGAGCATCTCTAATGGAGAGAGATCTTCATCGACTCTCTCCATTTTTTGaagtataaatttaaaaaaaaatagaagagagttttagtttttttaaaagaaaagattcatACTCCAATCGTAATTTCTCTTAATGGGGttctcaagaaaaaaatatatattttatttcctaaaacttataaaacttaataatttttgtaattcataaaatagtaaacatacagtattttaaattattttattttattagacataataattattgtaattcataaaattattaaacatacattattttaaactatttttaaaatagatgtgcaaaagaaaaacaaaatatattatcggACTGTTGATCGAGTAATTGATTACGATCAAAGCTTTGCTCTATGACATCGGCAAATGGAATACGAGATGAAGAAGTCATATCGTTTGATAGCTTCtagtataaattaaaagataacaaaaaaattaacgaatgtaaaaaagtctttttttgttaaaaatatgtgTTCAATCACAAGACGACACGTGCCATGTTCtctcaaattctcaaaactCTCTAAAAAGAGCCGCTTCTCTCAGTTAAAACGATTTTAgaactatttttttgaaataaatgaGAGAAAACCCAtaagaaattgaagagaacTCCCATTGGAGTTGCTGTATAAGAACCCTCaatcatcaaaacttttttgttattgaaatAATACAGAACGTGgtttaaattcttaaattttcatGACTATATTTGTTAGTCTTATGAATGGGAAGCAATATTTTTCGGGTCCATGAACGATGGTCCTGCATAGAAGACTGACAATATAtgaatctgtttttgttaGTCCGTACTAGCAGACATGATAGACTAATTCACATGTGAACAAAATCGATTTTGCTAACAGTTTATACATTTTGGTCAGTATTGCAAACGGAAGAAAAGTGACATGCATGGTTCAAAAGAGAGTACAGAACATGAGCAGCTAAACCACCCTGCAACATCcagaagaaaaatttaaatacaaaagagagagaaataataGTGGTCAATATGCAGTAGGCACATTTACGTAGCTTCCCCAAAGAATAGAAATCTATTTGACTATAAGTCTATAAAACCAGTCAAGAgcgatgacaaaaaaaagaaaaaaaaaagaaagaaagaataaacaCTTGTTACATTAGATATTTGGGATGAACCATCGAGCATCAAAGAACTTGCTAGTGGAAGACATAAATGGCTCGACCTTGCGCGTAGAGAGATTGAAGATAAATATGTGTTTGGTGCCAAATCACAACCATTAAAATAGATAGAGTCTGGCTTGATCCTCTGTTTTATCGATACTTAATGCATATTCTCTTGAATATCTTTGGCAGACACAATGGTTCCAAAGATAATTGTAGAGATAAATACTGAACTAAGAATtgtaacaatataaataaagatgTGAGATACTTCAGGATGATTATGACAACCTCGTCTTCCTCTACAATGGTCATCGTCTACGTCCTGAACTCACACCTGATGATAAGGTAATTTGATCTCAATGTTTCTTGTCTCATTCTTGATTCTTGGCCTAGAATTTGTGATCTAATCTTTTGGTATTTACTGGTGCAGGTTGATATGGAAAACGGAGCAGGAATCGAAGCAATAATTGTTGGGGCAATATAGAGGATTGGATTCGTAACAACATAGTTACCATGATCTGTGATGTCTTTACTTCTATTACTAGTTCTAGGTGGATTTTTGTATGTTGAACTTAGACTTATTGAGGCGCTTTTTTTTCATGAGAAGAgaatgaaaacaaagacaagtCTAGATATGGTATTATTGATTTAGTGATTTGTAGAGTTGGAGAAGTGACACTAAACGtgcattgttttcttttcaagataGATTTTTAGAAGAAAGTTAGCCTCAAAGATCGTCCAAATACCTTGGCTTTTCATAAATCTTTCCTTCTTCGCCTACATGCCTATGGAGGATAAAACAATTCTTTGAAACAAGGGCTTTGTGCATCAGAATTACGTAAGACATGCTAAATTTAAGGGTTGTTAGAGGCACAAGCAACATTAATACAGATAAACTCTTCCTTTTGTTGCTTCCCTTTCCTCAAAGttatgcaatttttttattctattcAAAACTTGTAACAAAGctttttgttcctttcttGCATGTAACAATGAACCATTTTCTTGCATATAATATATGGGTTTTAGAAATCTAAATATGTGTACATGTAATTGCATATAACATAAACACTCAAACTCTAAATTTTATAGAAGATGGGCCAAAACCACTTTGTTGACATAACATTGCATCAATCTCATCTCCATCCTTACGCTCCAGCTAAACAAAACACAGTGAACAAAAGATAATTTTATGAATGACGGATCTACAAGTTCGAATGATAAATACATACCTCATCAGGTGTATGATACTCTCGAATCCTCGAGCCATCAAATAGAAAGCGAAATGTGTTCCACTCGATGCCTCTCATCTTGGTGTAAAGTTCCATCATTTTAAGCAGCTTAGCATTCCTTCTCACCCAAAACACTCTAAAATCTTCTTCGTCCTATATAAATCCACACAAGTTATGTTATTAGTCAGATATGTTATATGTATGTACTGAATTAAGAAAATGTAAGGTTTAAACAATCAATACCTGACCCTTAACTTTCAGAGTAACATGAGTTGGGTCCGACACAACTTTACGCTTTTGCCCTTCCATCTTCACTTCATTGCTTCCAACTCTGCTCGTTGTTGACATTATCTCAACCGGTCTGAACAGATATTTCAGTTCTCAATAAATGAATACACAGAAATAAACAAGAACAGTACAGTACAGATCATGACCGATCACTCGGCTTGGCGGCTCAAACGGCGAAGTGGACGGCTCTACAGTAAAGATCTGCGGTGGTTCAAGCCCATGGTTGTTAGGTATAATGGTTCAACAATCAAAGGCAAAACAGAGATTAGATCTAGGATTTGGATGACTTGCAGCACAAGCAACATATCCTAtaaccaaaacagaaaattccTGCGCAAGTTACAGAATAAGTCTAGGGTTTTCTTACCCTTAACCGCCTCGAAGATTGGCTACGACTGCTCCGGTGACAGTACGAAGGGGACAACAATAAACAATGGTGGCTCAACTGTCTCTCTCCCACTCACGTGGTGGCTGCTTTTGGGTTTTGATATGCTCAGTGTTTCTTTTGCAAACCCCTCGTCGTTTTTAACCCAAGGATGAAGTTGGGCCTTAATGGGCTgatatttatgatttaaaaaacaaatagccCATATATTGAGACATGGATGTTACAATCATACTAACGCACTCATGATTTTACTACctgcaacaaaaacagaacaaactgAATTTGCTGTATTCAAATAAGCTAcgaaaatggaagaaacttGAACACTTTCGTGTGTTTTATCGAGTAGTTTTGATAACAAAGGCGAGTTGCTGGATTCTTCTTGGAAATTCTAATCTCTGGAAAGCTGACAAGAGCGGATGGTAAATCAAATTCTTGATTAGCATCCAGaggatattattattaatacaAGATAACTACGATCAGATATTTACTCTTTCATGGTATATACATTTCATTTCCATGATCTCGAAAACCCTTTAATTGAACATAAACTTTATTCGACTTTGCAAGAACATCTTTTCATGATAACATTTCTCCCTAAATGAGAACCAATAGATTAGCTTTGCTAAGTGCATTGGTTAAGTTCTTCTGACAAGTATAAACTTGAAACATATATGACCATCAAACGTAGCTCAAAGCTCGACCCCAAAAGGTCTTGCGTTCATACTTGCTAACGGGTCAAATCCGCCCGCCCCATTGTTCCGTGACTCCAACCTCCAACGACACCGAGTAATAAGATAGTTCCAACTAATTGACCTGAATCTTGGAACATGTTCATGAATTCTCGACaccaaaaatgttacaaaaagTATCCATTAAAAAGAGGAAACGTGTTACTTCTATTGAAACAAagaaccaacaaaacaaaaaaaaaactttatgcctactttttgaatctttataAGTCAAGCTAAAATAAAAGGTTGTGAGGCACAAGCAAAGCTGAGATTTGTTGTATTCGTATAGGAAACACCAATGGACCAAATTTTATACCTTGAGTTTTGATAACAAAGGTAAGTTGCTGGCTTCTTCTTGGAAATCTAATCTTGTATGACGATTCGGGAAGCTAATCAGAGCGGACTGATAGAATTCTATATGACTAAATAACATAGATATAAGCATATAGAATAATTTCCAAAAAGCACTAcaaacttttgatttctagGAAAGAGTTTGTCCACATGAACCTTGTTTGAGCttgctcatcttcttctccacctACCTTTGATGACAAGATTGGCCTAGTATCTGATGGTTTTTGGTTGATATCTAATCTTTGAGCTATATACTGATGCAGCTTGATATGAAAGATAGAGATGAAATTAATGTATTGTTGGGTCACTGTAGAGGATTGTATTCGTAATAGTATTGTTACCATGATCTATGATGCTTTTACTTCTTTCAACAACTAGTTTGATGTGcatcttttgttaattaactTAGAAAATTGTGGCCATATATCGCTAGAGTTGGCCTGAAGACCAAATGTGACGCTAAtctaaaatacatatattgcTAAGAAATTCGCTCAAGTTCTTGGGATGatatttgaccaaaacaaactGTGATAGATTTGGGCCACAATTACAATTTTTAGCCTACACTAATTATTGGACCAATCATAAGATTGGTTTGGCATTTGTTAAACATAATGTAcaaatctaatcaaaatatCCTAAAATATCACTTAAATCACTCCAAATCTAAATAGTAAATTCCatcaaatctttcaaaatatcaaCTCCCACAGTTTATAAAAGaactattaaaattttcatatattgtaattttagCTACATAACTTTATATAATGAGAAATACAATCCAAAGATATAGaactgaaccaaaaaaaacataataaattttagctaaataactttttatttagtaaaagattttttttttttttgggttcagTTCtatacaataaattaaaataaagaaagaagagttatGTTCTACcaactatataataaatggTGAATGAAGAATCATTAAATAGAATAGGTTTGGTGTCcacataacataaaaaaaatccaatacAGGATAgtatattcttattttatggtttaaaaaataatatttcaaactctctaatatataaaaagaagttTTACATTGAAAAATCCGCAAATAAGCTTAAAACGTGAGCCTATtgacttttacttttttaaaataggcgttatattttgttgtttttatttaaaacatcatGAAACTTTAACGTTTTCAATTATCGTTCAACGAAAcgtatattttatttattgtgcgttaagtttttttttgtcaacatatGAATCATATACACAAGTAAACTAATTTTGTCACTacttaataaagaaaaaaaagttacaaaactaatttgaataaaataagttCATTCCTTTATCAGTtacaataaaatcaacaaaatttgaataaaattagTCTTCacaaaataatactaaatttgATGGATTTAACTATATTagccaaaattcaaaaaactCTCATAGAATTTTAACTACTCATATGATTAGGTTGGAAATGAAgtataatttataacaaataCTCATTTCTAAATGTCTTGGAAAGATAAGTCAAAATCATTATGACATTATCAGTGACTACTGActatgaaaatttgatttatcttGCTTTATGAATTCAACGATACAGTAGACAGAGTCAATTTACACGAATTAAGTGATAGTTACTGAAATGAAATCTAAAAGCGAATAATgttatatccaaaaataaacagattacattaaaaagaaagtgatGATTGATTAGTAATATTAATTGCAACAATTAAGTAAAGAAAATCGCGAGAAAAGAGGAACCCACGACACATTGAaacttgcaaaaaaaaaaaaaactagaaagcGTGCTTCGCAAtggtcttttctttttcttcttcttctcaatatacactaataaaataaaaataaaaagcttctCTTGCAATTCTCTCTTCCCTCATAAATAGAGATGCAGTAAGACTATAAATATTGACCAGTGTCCTAGAGAGAGAAACTCGCCGcttttaacactttttttttttctggtttttttttttggttaagcAGTAAGCACTAAGCACATATCTCGAGCACACACACAAGGTCAGTCAAAAActgcttctttttctgattcatatatatatattgctttGTGGGTCTTTGGAGCGTgcatgttttttgttcttattgttgatttgtgtgtgttttcattttctgggCAACGGCTAGTTATTCCCACAAGTTGTAGACGACAGAAGAAGATCGATGGATTACGGAGACGACGATCGGTAGATTTCTCCTTTATCGCTGCTTATTTCATCTcgatttggtttatttttgattttgatgtgtttcttggtttttgttttctcgtttggatttgtgtgtttgattgattAGTACATTCTTcgatttttgtgtgtttttgtgCTTTCTTAGTCTGATTCGTGTGTTCTCTTGTATGGGTTTCACTGTAATCGTTGTGGTTTCGCTTAGATTTGGTGGTGGTTACtgggttttaggttttgattgatttctGTGTTTTTAATGCGAAGATGAAATGTTGGATTTGATGTTAATTGTGAGTTAAGAAATGTTTGGTCATTTAATGTTTCATCAATCATTTAGGATTTGGATTTTAGCTTGTCAATGCTCTATCATTTCTACTAAATCCCGAGTTTCGTAAGCCCTCTCTTGTCAAAATGGTGCTCTATGGTCAGAATCCAGGTTGGGATGTTGTGATTGAGCTTGAAACTATGCAATGTGCTTACTCTATTTGCTTAGTTTTGAGTCGTTGAGACTCTTCAGTCTTCAAAAAGCTTTAAAGTAGTAAACAGTAGTCTCTAATCATGTAAAATGTACTATGGGTTTGATCATGTTTGGTGTTAATTTTTTGCAGTAGCTCCTCATGGAATTGGCAAGTGGATAACTATAATCACCAACCTCAGTCTCATTTCTGTAAGTCTTACATCTCTGTGACGAGCATGATTGAATCAGTTAACTCTTACAACACTGTAATAACCATGATTGAATTGGTATCTTAACTCCAGCGGATGTGCCTGACTGCACGATGACTGAAGTCACATTGAACCAAGAAGATCACTCGTACatgtttgatgatgaaaataCTCCTGTGAAGGCATGTAGCGAGTTGGGTTACCATGTCACAACAggtgggttttttttttcaagtgaTCGATCATTTCCATTCCTGATGTATGGTTGACGATGGTTTCTAATCTAAAGAATCTTTGGCTTTAGAGGACACGAACAGGAAAATGGAAGTGCACAGTGAGACACGCTCTGCTTTAAAAAGGCGTCGGATGTTGCAGTTTGAAGACCAACCTGAAACATCCCTTTTCAGCAGTGAGAGTTTCTCTGCAATCTTAAAATCAAGTGTGAGTATACAATACCCATATCTTGTCTCTAGCTAGGCACCAAATGACCACATATGCATTGCAGATAACCAAACTGATTGCTCACTTATTGATTATCACACTGCATATGGACTGCAATGTGAATGCATGTTCCTTTCAAACGTTTGCAAATGggattctgttttgtttcataGACTTTTTACTTCTACTCCTAGAACAAATTCAAGCCTCTTACTTTCTTAGTATCTGGCTACCTAATTCAGTTGTGATCTTATTATCGAAGTAACATTGGATAGCTTAGGAGGTTGTATGAGGTTCTGATGCTATCTTTAATGCTTTGATTGATGATTCTTTATGCATGTTCAGGCTAGAGATGACACATTTGATGAGCTTTTACCCGAAGGGTCTCAGCTTATAGAAGGGTTTTCAGGTTGGGCTCTTATAATTCTTCCGAGTCAGTCGTGCCAATGTGTTTtccatttaaacaaaacactGTCTCTTTTTCAGAAGACGCTTCTGCCTCTAGCTTCGAGGGCCTTGATCTGTACGCTGAAGAGTGGTATGCTGATTGCTTAAATGATGCTGAGACTCCAATGCTACCTGATGACTTGTATGTTTCAACCTTTCTTTTTGCTTATGTTATGTTTAGTAGCATCATTTTGCTTCATTAACTGGTTactattgttgtttttctcaGAAACTTTGGTTCACCTGATGTTCAAGTAGATATTTCAGGTTAgatatctttgttttcatctCTTCCTTAGCCTGTCCTAGCTCTGGCTTCTCTTGCTAACATCCTTGTGTTTGATGCAGAGTATTTGAATGTGCCACCAGAAACAGAGACTAGGGAAGTTCAGCGGCCTGTGACTCGATCTTCTCCAAATGTTATCTTTAAaggtaaaataataaaatggtttAGTCTCAAATGAGTCTCATACACACCTATTTCACGAcgaaaatgagaaaacaaaacattattgtaATGTTAATTGGTAATAGCAGGTAGGAAATCGTTTTCAAGGCCAGTTTCAAAGCTACCATCTTCAATCATCTATCCATTTGCATTCATCAAACCATGTGGGGTTCACGGTGGAATGACTCTCAAGGACATAAACCAGAAAATCCGAAATCCACCAGCAAAACCAAAGGCACACATAGAAGAGCCTGCAGTGATCCAAACTTCAGCATTCTCAGGGAAACCCGTTGTTGGAAAGACTAAAATCCGCACCGAAGGAGGAAAAGGAAGCATCACGATAATGAGGACTAGAGGCTAAAGCTAAGTTAAGTAAGTAGTAATAAGCTGATAGaaggttttaaaaattcactgcagaaaacttttaaactttttgcCTTATTCTCAGAGGCCCTTAAATCCTTTTTATCGGATATAGTTCCAGTCAAGGGCCTTTTTATCGGTACAGCGGCTAAAAACTCTTCAAGATCTTATTATGAATCATGTTCTTGTCTCGTTTTTGTATCTGTAGtatgaaagaaaactttaaagatCTGTTAGCCATGTGgtagatatttttgtttgtataaagTCCCTGGTTCTCAATGTTACCTGAaacttgtctctctctctggttGGACTGCTATACAAAGtataagcaagttttgttatCCATTACATTGCAGTGAAACGTTGCGTTTCATGGTCaagaagagagattaaaaacaaacttaaaagtaaatataagtttataatgTATGctttgaaaatatcaaaatagtTGAGGTTTTAGTATGTTcagggattttaaaatatgttctCCTAAATTGACGCTTAAGCAAATCCCCTAGAGTCTAGAGATCTTCGCTATCAATCACGTTTATCATCAGTCAATCCAAAGGATATTACTGAGATCAATCAAGCATGACGCATATCATCAGTCAATATCAATCACGTTCGATTATGGTCAAATCAATATATACTTTAAACAATTATCAATTATATGATGAATTTATATGATCCTTTCTTTTGACTCTGGTTATGACTTATTGACTATCCCATTGTTGGAGGATTTGAGGGTTAAAACTTTTACTACAGACAAATGAAGggtaaagtattttttttttctttctactcTTTGGTTCTCATTGGATTTATACACGCTAGAGCAAAAAAGTGagcagaaaattaaaattttactcAGTTCAGcttgtttcagtttttattCATCTAATCAGCAAAACATaggaaagagaaaattatagctaaaacataataaagcAGAGTAAAATTTTACTTCATAAAAATTTAAGTAAACTTTTACGccagagtaaaaaaaaattctgctCACATTTGCtctatcttttcttctctaactTCAGCTATTTATTGGCATCAGATCCATTTTCGGCTAAAAAGAAGTTATAGTCACACATTAAAATGACAAATAgaacacatttttttcttaaacagaTTATTACTTCTAGGTGGaagatatatgttttatttgcaCAATACTTCTTACATgcaaaaaatgttaaaaaagtTGACGAGATAGTTTAGATAATATTATTTCGAGAATAATACAAAActtattataataaatacataagTATTTTTCAGTAATCACGATTAATTTTTGTCTTTGGTCAAATTTCTAAATAATTCAAAGAATTTTGGGCCCAAAACTCATTATTtcgaattaaaaataaaataaaatttgtgtttttttttgttttggtcacaTTTCATTAGTTATTTGGGCCTGGCCCaataaaattcaataaaactttccatttttcttttttcttcagtaATGTCTGATCCTTAAATTTTCTCAGGATTGGTTCAAATGGTTTCACTCTCCACCTCCACTAGCCACGCGCCACCACTTCCGACTAACCGCCGGACGGCGGAGAGAACTTTTACCGTCCGCTGTATCTCCATCTCCCCACGCGAGCCTAATTACGCAATTACTTCCGATAAAAGCAACAATACCTCCTTGTCGCTTAGAGAGACGAGACAAAGCAAATGGCTAATCAATGCAGAGGACGTGAATGAAAGAGATTCGAAGGAGATTAAAGAGGATAAGAACACGAAGATCGCTTCGAGGAAGGCGATATCGATAATACTCCGAAGAGAAGCTACAAAATCGAtcattgagaagaagaaaggctCGAAGAAGCTTCTTCCAAGGACTGTGCTTGAGTCTCTTCACGAAAGAATCACTGCTCTCCGATGGGAATCTGCTATTCAGgtagatttcttcttctccgcaATTATCTCAAATTGGTAAGTTTAGTTTTGGCAATAATAGTGAATTTGATACACTAATTTGATTATGTTAGGTTATAGATTTTGATATAGATgaatgttgaagaagagaaactcaGATTATGCTTATAGTAGCTTAGCTTCagattgtattttgattagCTGCAATATTGAACAAGATAACGTTGGTGGATCTGTAGGTGTTTGAACTATTGCGCGAACAGCTATGGTACAAACCAAACGTTGGCATCTATGTGAAGCTGATTGTGATGCTTGGAAAATGCAAACAGCCGGAAAAGGCTCAT includes:
- a CDS encoding Ubiquitin-like superfamily protein (Ubiquitin-like superfamily protein; CONTAINS InterPro DOMAIN/s: Ubiquitin supergroup (InterPro:IPR019955); BEST Arabidopsis thaliana protein match is: Ubiquitin-like superfamily protein (TAIR:AT5G48700.1); Has 1807 Blast hits to 1807 proteins in 277 species: Archae - 0; Bacteria - 0; Metazoa - 736; Fungi - 347; Plants - 385; Viruses - 0; Other Eukaryotes - 339 (source: NCBI BLink).) — its product is MSTTSRVGSNEVKMEGQKRKVVSDPTHVTLKVKGQDEEDFRVFWVRRNAKLLKMMELYTKMRGIEWNTFRFLFDGSRIREYHTPDELERKDGDEIDAMLCQQSGFGPSSIKFRV
- a CDS encoding Ubiquitin-like superfamily protein; translated protein: MSTTSRVGSNEVKMEGQKRKVVSDPTHVTLKVKGQDEEDFRVFWVRRNAKLLKMMELYTKMRGIEWNTFRFLFDGSRIREYHTPDEVCIYHSNL
- the XRI1 gene encoding x-ray induced transcript 1 (X-RAY INDUCED TRANSCRIPT 1 (XRI1); FUNCTIONS IN: molecular_function unknown; INVOLVED IN: DNA repair, female meiosis, response to X-ray, pollen development, male meiosis; LOCATED IN: nucleus; EXPRESSED IN: 21 plant structures; EXPRESSED DURING: 11 growth stages; BEST Arabidopsis thaliana protein match is: unknown protein (TAIR:AT2G01990.1); Has 123 Blast hits to 123 proteins in 15 species: Archae - 0; Bacteria - 0; Metazoa - 1; Fungi - 0; Plants - 122; Viruses - 0; Other Eukaryotes - 0 (source: NCBI BLink).), translating into MDYGDDDRSSSWNWQVDNYNHQPQSHFSDVPDCTMTEVTLNQEDHSYMFDDENTPVKACSELGYHVTTEDTNRKMEVHSETRSALKRRRMLQFEDQPETSLFSSESFSAILKSSARDDTFDELLPEGSQLIEGFSEDASASSFEGLDLYAEEWYADCLNDAETPMLPDDLNFGSPDVQVDISEYLNVPPETETREVQRPVTRSSPNVIFKGRKSFSRPVSKLPSSIIYPFAFIKPCGVHGGMTLKDINQKIRNPPAKPKAHIEEPAVIQTSAFSGKPVVGKTKIRTEGGKGSITIMRTRG
- the XRI1 gene encoding x-ray induced transcript 1, with translation MTEVTLNQEDHSYMFDDENTPVKACSELGYHVTTEDTNRKMEVHSETRSALKRRRMLQFEDQPETSLFSSESFSAILKSSARDDTFDELLPEGSQLIEGFSEDASASSFEGLDLYAEEWYADCLNDAETPMLPDDLNFGSPDVQVDISEYLNVPPETETREVQRPVTRSSPNVIFKGRKSFSRPVSKLPSSIIYPFAFIKPCGVHGGMTLKDINQKIRNPPAKPKAHIEEPAVIQTSAFSGKPVVGKTKIRTEGGKGSITIMRTRG